The Danio aesculapii chromosome 22, fDanAes4.1, whole genome shotgun sequence genomic sequence ctgatataataataataataataataataataataataacaacaataacaacaacaacaacaacaacaacaacaacaacaataatgataataacaataataataataaaaacaacaacaacaataataataataacaataataataataataataataataataataataataataataataataacaataataataacaataataataataataataataataataataataataacaataataataataacaataataataacaacaacaataataataataaaacaataataataataataataataataataataataacaataataacaacaacaataataataataataataataataataataataataataataataataataataacaataataataacaacaacaataataataataaaacaataataataataataataataacaataataataacaacaacaataataataacaacaacaacaacaacaacaacaacaataataataataataataataataataataataacaataataataataataataataataataataataataatagtaatacatgaatcacaaaatactgacaattgttaatttactgatattatttacagtgtttttactCTTATTCAAGGACATATTGATTTGTTAAAAACTGAATGCAAAAATCATCACCTTTAGAATTATAATGTTCTATCTGACATGTTCGTCAAAATTGCGTtactgacatattcttattaaatgacaacgtTTTGCAAAAGCTAAaattttgaagctcaatatctcaaaatcatccagaacgcagatagaaccttataattccaaggtgaagaaatgtttaaaatgtaaaagtataaatGATCGTATTATGAACTTTATTCTCAACAAAAAACCCTAAAATGAGTTTCTATTACAGTTCCAACAACACTATGAAGCAGGGAAAAAagatttcaacattgataatagtaataatcattattaataattgcacaccaataataaatgatcaaaatagAGCACCAAACCTACTATACTTAAATCAATATAGGGATTATGCGACACTAAAGACTAAAGTAATTATGCTGTCAATTCAGATCTGAACcacaggaatgaatgaatgaaaatttaaaCTACATTCAGTAAGAAAACCATtattttaatcataatatcaCAATTTTACATGTTAACAGCATtttcaatcaaataaatgcagcccttATAAACAAAAAACGGCTTCTATgaaaaatattaactttttttttactaattataatttttgacacagtatataataataataaatgataaaatatttgcTCTTGGACTTTAATACATAAATTTACAGTGATTAAACTGTGTAAAATGTAAGTTGCAAGTTGTGCAAGTTGTCACAGGTGATATTTTGATTCAAACTACTTAATGGTTGGAGATAATAATTTCAGAAATCTATTTACCACGGAGCAGTTCAGTTCCACACGTGAGATTTAGAATGTTCAGAATTTAGAATACCAGAATTCCAAACCAAACTTTCAAATCAGCCACTCTTCTTAAATGAAGCTTGATGTGTCGCCAGGGAAACAAAATGGAATACAGCGTAAcgttctaaatcttcaaactccACTGGTGTTCCAGATATTCTAAACGTAACAGTGAAACGGTTAAATGTATCTAGTAGAAGTGCATGATTCAGCCTTACTTTGCTGTTGGTTGCCCTTCTGCTCAGAATTGACCAGAACATTAAATCTCTTCAGCCTGATGATGCTGACGTATCCGTCGCTGATGATGATTTTTAGTTTACAAACTTCAGAGTCTCTGGTGTTGAAGtttgtgatggtcagagatccattCTGATGATCCACCTTCAGTTTGTCTCTGAATGGCTTTTCACACTGAACATCTATACAGGTTTTATTGGGATCTTCAGTGATGAGAACGTCACCACAAAAATACCACGTCATCGAATATAtcgctttttttgttttacagggATCTAAAGTGACAGCTTCTCCTTCGTTTTTTATCATTTCTTCTTTAACAGTATCTGAAACACAAAGAAGTCTATTTGAAAACTCTAAACACACAACAATAAGCTGCACTGACATTTAGGATCTCCATCTGTTCTCATCTACAGTTCATTATGAAtggaattaattattaaaaaccatCTATGGTTACTATACAAAGAAATTGGCTTTGTTATAAATTCACAGGAACTGTTTGATGATGCAAACTGGGATATTTGatataatatacagttaataAAAAAGATGTACTCTATATGCGCATGAACTCACCATTGACAGCAATATTAAAGCTCTTGTCATTTTCTCTGGTGTTGTTTGAGATCTTCAGTTTATAAACTCCAGCATCTGTGGTGTGGATTtttgtgatggtcagagatccagttcTACAGTGCAGTTTCAGTCTGCTTTTGATTATCAAAGTAACTGCATCACAGTGATcaacagtacagttttcactcaGATCTCCATTGATTTGTGCGATGAGAGAGTCGTTAAAATACCATGTGATATTTTCTCCGTGGTTTATTTTAGCATCAGTGTGTAGAGTGACTGAATCTCCCTCCATCGCTGACACTGACACTTCATCTGTACCAAAAACACCTGCCAAGAAGAGAAGTTACAGATTAATTCTGTGAGAATTCACCATGTAAAATTCTACACAGGCccagattaagaattcagagcCCCCTGACCATGTCTTGTGTCTTGTTGTGCCCATTACTCGaccgcacccctatagttgaattaaaaaataaaaataatatgatattttttaataaaagtaatctataatgtattgcccgcattttaaaaataaatgatatatagtacatatatttatagtctACACAGATTTGACttacttttaaagcatttaaagcacactttaataaaaaaacaaaaacaaataaaatgtgtgaAAATGAATGGTTTTTATtatacttgttcaagttcactgaagtattcaattcaattccattcacctttatttgtatagcgcttttacaatgtagattgtgtcaaagcagcttcacatagaagattatagtaaataggaacagtgtagttcagtttgtagtgtttaagttcagttcagtttagctcagttcagtgtggtttaataatcactactgagagtccaaacactgaagagtaaatccaacaatgcgcagctctacagatcccaaaccatgcaagccagtggcgacagcggagagggaaaaaaaacttactAAAAAAACTTACTAAGTACTAccaaattacatattttaaagggTATTCGTTGTAAATACAAATTAGTTATATTAAGATGTCGCAAACATTTAACACCAGATGGAAAATAACTTTAGAGAATATTTAAAATCAGTATTTTGATGCTGTTTAAACACCTATATAGGCTAAACCTTATTTAAAAACTCACGAGCCACTTGTGACTTTATATCACACtctcattattttcttttttaaacaaaaatatttcctttctATTAAAGATTaatgtggcggttcattcctctgtggcgacccaagattaataaaaggactaagccgaaaagaaaatgaataaatgaatgaataaaaataaacgtatttccaatctgatatgtaatggggaaaaaagaatgagttcatcagacgctggattcaaaACCAAACAGTTTACAAGCTATGCTACTCACGCTGCTGTCAATAGTGATCTTTAGGTATGTTGTGTCTGTCAATCAGACAGTAATGGGCGGAAAATCGCTCAAATTGCTTATTCCAACGAAGTGCGCTATTTttacttagcctaaatagacactccaaaatcggCATTTCCCCCCCTTGCAGGGGCCCCAAGTGCACACGGGCCTCTGGGCCTGCgccataatgcccattggttaatctggCCCTGATTCTACATCAGGTAAAatgcggtcacactttattttgatgatccgtttgttgaatttaggttacattgcatctacatgccaactaattctcattagattataagtagactgttaggttggagttagggttagtgtaggttgacatgtacttggaaagtttcttatagtcagttaaatgtctgttgaaggagcggtATCAACAGATATCAGTCTaccaatactcaaatggaccgtcaaaataaagtgttaccaaaaatgctACATCAAGCAAATACAATTCGATTGGATTCATGTTTCAGCccctttatattattataaatgagcATTTCTAATAAATCTttagtaaaatatggacaaacccaaatgcTAGGTGATTTAAATATCCCAAAGGCTCTGTTTCTTCATGTTTTACTCAAAAACTCTGCATCGATTAGAGTGTAGACATATTAGACATTCATGTAACACTATATAGGCtagcatttttgttgttgttctcttaCTGTCCTACAAAAATAAAGTCCCCACATCATATCTTATAGAAAATAGTACAGTATTTTtgaatcatactatagtaaagtacttgatttTGTCTGTTGTGGTAATTAAATATATGCTATGATAATACAAcagctatatttaaaaaaaaaagaaaatcacacaaTACTACAGCCTACTGAGTTTTCTACAATAAACTGTAGTAGTTTACTATAGTtattaaacatacagtatgctgtagcattaaccaagtgttgtaaatactataatacagtataacacaactactacagtatttttaatgTGGGTCATTAAAATACTTCTTTCATTTACGTTTCACCCTTAGATGAATTTCGAGCATTACATTTAAGGGAACATTACTGTTGGTCAGTTTAGAGCTATTGTAAAATATGACACTAATGACGACGACAATTAATTAATTACCCATACACttaatactttaaaattaaatctaaTTAGCATTAACCAGCAGAATTTTAAAAGAAACAGAAATCATTTGAAAGATTATGCTCTTACCATTGTTGATAAAGAAGAAGACCACCACAAGCACAGTAAACGACATCTTCATTGTCACCGCTTTATTCCTCTTAGATGAAGATGGTGATCCATAAAAGCCGTTCTTCTGCTTAGAGACGCAGTTGACAGTTCAAGTGATGTAAAAGCTTTGACATGGAAGGTAGAGCGAGGATGTGCATTAAAAATTAATACGGAAAGGGTTTCCGCTTTGAGCcgcttgtaataataatattattaataataataataataataaatataggcCATACATTTTATGGATTTCATGATTAATAGAAATAAACTCCTATAGACTTCCTGTGCCAGGGCTTAAAGATAAGGCTAAGTTTAAGACTAAAACTCCCATAGCGAGTAAAATGAAAGCAACGTTTTGAagagaaaaacacacaaacaaccctttaaaacttttaaatcagtaacatttttaattcttataaatgtaatattttcggccaccataaaaaaacacatacatagtTGGTCAAGACATTTCTAACTTTGAAAAGCAAAATTACTGAaacatttactgaaaataaagtgtaaattTCAGTAAATGAATAAGTTTGTTGATTTTGTGAACCCACTAGcaaatttactttacatttttgtgTTGTAATTACGTCTTTGTGATAGGGGAAAGTTTCATGTTACTGCGTTTTGTCTttttaatgatcattttaaatgattcgATTAGAGAGAATATAGGTGACACCATTAACACaaatcaatacaaaaaaaaaaaaaaaaactcaagaaaaatattataacaaataacaaaGGCACATCTTTGGTGCATATACATAGCAAGGAATGCAAGTTaataatcaatcattcaatcaatcaataaaaataacaattccaaTAACAGATGTGATAATAAGGACAAATGAAGTAAGGAGAAACACACTGTAGTGGTTTGTTGTCAGGTCAGAGTGAACAGCCCTCAGTGCTCAGTACTTTGATGTGTTTGTGAGCCGAAGAGAGCTGATCCACTACCGATCTCCATCAACACCTTCCCCAACAGCGGAATCAGCTCATTTAGCACTGAGTTTCTTCATGGCAATTCTGTTCACTCTCTCTTTCAGCATCACTGTGTTTTCTCTGATTTAAGAACCTCCCCGGATTATCCTTAACCTCAAAAGAATAT encodes the following:
- the zgc:171699 gene encoding uncharacterized protein zgc:171699, producing MEGDSVTLHTDAKINHGENITWYFNDSLIAQINGDLSENCTVDHCDAVTLIIKSRLKLHCRTGSLTITKIHTTDAGVYKLKISNNTRENDKSFNIAVNDTVKEEMIKNEGEAVTLDPCKTKKAIYSMTWYFCGDVLITEDPNKTCIDVQCEKPFRDKLKVDHQNGSLTITNFNTRDSEVCKLKIIISDGYVSIIRLKRFNVLVNSEQKGNQQQSAAVEICNGVFLTLLLAAATAAAVMIYRRLHRKLRGTPWHENDADNPNNIPLREFRVL